DNA from Campylobacter lari:
GTATTTTTAAATGGAAGTTTGCAAATGCTAACTTGTGGTTTGGTTTGTACTTTACTTGTAACTTATATTTTAGGTATAGCAAGCCATATCGCAATGATAGCAGGTTTTGCTCTAGCCTTATCTTCCACTGCTATAGTTTTAAAAATACTTAATGATAATGGCGATATCAACGAAGAATACGGCAGAAAAGCTTTAGGAATTTTACTTTTTCAAGATATTGCTGTGATACCACTGCTATTAATGATTGATATATTTAGTTCTCAAAATGCTGATATTTCAAAACTTTTACTTACAACTTTAGTCAGTGCTGTGATTTTACTTGTTTTGCTTTATTTTATAGGCAAATACCTTTTTACTTATGTTTTAAAATTCATCATTAAAACTAACGCAAATGAAATTTTCATCGCTACCATACTTTTTACTGTAATAGGAGCAAGTTTTTTGGCTCATTCTTTTGGCTTTTCATACTCACTTGGAGCATTCATAGCTGGAGCTTTGATAGCTGAAACTAAATATAAACATAAAATAGAAGCAGATTTGGTTCCTTTTAGAGATTTGCTTTTAGGATTTTTCTTTATCAGTGTTGGTTTGCAAATTGATTTTCATATAGTTTTTGAAAATTGGTTTTTGATTTTTGTTTTTGTAAGCTTGGTTTTATTGATAAAATTTGTAGTAATCTATGGTCTTTTAATCCTTTATACAAGAAAAAGAGTAGCGTTAAAAACTGCTTTGAGTATTTCTCAAATTGGAGAATTTGCGCTAGCAGTATTTTCGCTAATGCAAGTAAATTCACTTATAGATGAAAAAACAGCACAAATTTTTATTATAGTTTCTATCGTCACTATGGTTGCAACGCCTTTTATTTTAAATAATCTTAGAAAAATAGCCAACGCAGCTGAAGGTGAGCAAAATGATATGGCTAAATTTTATTTATGTGATCAAAAAATGAAAGATCATTTTATCATTTTTGGTTATACAAGATTAGGTCAAGAAGTGGTACAAAAGATCAAAAAAACAGGTATTCCATATTTGGTTTTAGAAAGTGATTTAAATTTAGTTGAACTTGGCCGCAGTAGAAATGAAAATATCTTTTTTGCAAATGTAGCCCAAGTAGAAACATTAAAAGTAGCAAATATAGAAGAATGCTCAGTTGCTATTATAACTATAAGTAATGAAGCTAAGCTTGATATGCTCTATCAAGTGCTTTCTAGCTTTAACAAACCCATACAAACGGTTTTAAAAACAAGTGGTACAGGTGCTAAGATCATTTTCCCACATACTGATAAACATTTACACATTGTAGATGCTGAAGCTTCAATAGCAAGAAATTTAGTACAAGAAGCATTACAATGTAGAATCAATACAAGTGCAGCAGAATGAAAAATGATGAAAAAGCTTTAAGGGTAAAATATGTAAGAGCTTTAGAAAAATTTACTAATTCTGCTGTGAGTGCTTTAAAAAGAGAAGATTTTGATTTAACTCTTTTTAGGGAAAGAATGCAAAAAAATGCTAAAATCTTTGAGAAAATTCAAGCGGTGTTTTTAGATTCTACTTATACTAAGGCTTTGGAGATTTTTGTAAATGAGTGTTTAGATGAAAGTTTAGACCAAAAAACCTTAGCTTCAAAAGCCAATGCCTTATATAAGCTAAAAAATAATCAAAGTTATAAAAAAGACAAATATAAAATTAAATTTAAGGATGAATATTGATAAATGTAATTTTTGATATGGATGGCACGCTTATAGATAGTGCTAATGCTATAATATGTGCGGTAAATGAAATAAGAGCGGATTTAAATTTAGAACCTTTAAAAAGAGAGTTTATTTTAGATACTATCAATACTCCTGGACAAAATTATGCTAAGATTTTTTACGGGGTTGATACTTACTCACATACTAGCTTTAAAGAAGGTTATGAGAAGTATTTTATTAAGCATTATGATCAAAGCGTGGTGCTTTTTGATGGTGTGCTTGAGGTTTTGGAATTTTGTAAAAAAAATGATTGCTATTTAGCTATAGCCACAAATGCACCTCAAGAAAGCTTGGTACCTATTTTAAAAAAACAAAACATTCTTTTATATTTTGATAAAATATTAGGTGTTAGTTATGGTATAGAAGCTAAGCCTGATCCTATGATGCTAAGATTAATCGCAGATGAAGCAAAATATGAAAAAAGTATTTTCATAGGCGATAGCTTAAAAGATAGACTTTGTGCTAAAAATGCTAAGATGGATTATATACATATTTCTTGGCAAAAAGAAATTAAAGACTTAGATGAAGCTAACGATAAAACTACTTTAATAGAAAAAATTCAAACTTACATAAAAGGTTAAAAATGGATATTTTTGATGAAATGTTTGTAAAAAGCCCTAAAGAAAAATTTATCGAAACAATAAAATATGCAAATTTAGGTGCATTAGAAAATGTTTTAGAAAAATTATTAGCCGATCATATCGCTATGATAGAGCTTTTAGAAAAAAATAATTTAAATGAAAATGATGTAGCGCAATTTCAAATGGAAAATTCACTCTTAATAGATGAGAGAAAAAATGATTTTTATATAGGCTTAAGTGCTGAAATTTTAGGGCATGAGGGTTGATTTTGCGTTTATTTTTATCTTTATTTTTGATGTTTAATTTTTTAAAAGCTGAAGTATTTTTTGATTATACTTATAAATTTACCTTAAGTAAAGATGAAAAAGCAAGTGTAAAAATAAAAGAAATTGATTATCCTGATGAGATTTATTATTTTGACTTTTCATGGACTTTATTTGATCAAACTAATATCATCGTTCATTCAAGGTATAAAAAATACCCTAGGCAATTTGTGATGTCTTTAAGAAGAAATTTAAATTGGGTAGATCAAACTTTAGTGCCTGATTATAAAAATCCACACATAGATAGAGCAAGATTAATACTTGAATTTAGTGATTTTAAAAAAGGTGAGGCTATTTTCACTATCTACATAGAAGATAGAGATAAAAGATTAGAAGTGGAATTTTTAGATCCTAGAAAAGTCACTCTTAATCAAAACTAAAGTAAAATTTAATAAAATATAATTATAAGAAAATTAAGGAAAGCATGGTGCAAAAGATAGATCAATATATGCATGAATTTTTATCTGAATTAAATTACAAGCCTATTTTAATAATGAGTTCAAAACTTCAAGGCGGTAAAAAATTACGCTCAAAATTACTTTTAAAAATAGCTAGCGAAAACGATATTAGTTATAAAATTTGTGCCATTATAGAATTAATCCATGCTGCAAGCTTATTGCATGATGATGTGATTGATGAAGCAAAATTAAGAAGAGGTGTAAAATCTATCAATGAACAATTTGGAGCCAAAAATGCTATCATGCTTGGAGATATTTTATACTCAAAAGCCTTCTATGAACTTTCTTTAATAGATTTAAAATTAGCAAAAATCATCTCCAATGCTGTTGTAAAGCTTTCCGTTGGCG
Protein-coding regions in this window:
- a CDS encoding cation:proton antiporter; translation: MDAFITLFLTAVAVAVILNVILKKFGIPTIIGYIATGLFVREFYGFSTNEFVIHVAEFGIVFLMFTIGLEFSFKHLLAMKKEVFLNGSLQMLTCGLVCTLLVTYILGIASHIAMIAGFALALSSTAIVLKILNDNGDINEEYGRKALGILLFQDIAVIPLLLMIDIFSSQNADISKLLLTTLVSAVILLVLLYFIGKYLFTYVLKFIIKTNANEIFIATILFTVIGASFLAHSFGFSYSLGAFIAGALIAETKYKHKIEADLVPFRDLLLGFFFISVGLQIDFHIVFENWFLIFVFVSLVLLIKFVVIYGLLILYTRKRVALKTALSISQIGEFALAVFSLMQVNSLIDEKTAQIFIIVSIVTMVATPFILNNLRKIANAAEGEQNDMAKFYLCDQKMKDHFIIFGYTRLGQEVVQKIKKTGIPYLVLESDLNLVELGRSRNENIFFANVAQVETLKVANIEECSVAIITISNEAKLDMLYQVLSSFNKPIQTVLKTSGTGAKIIFPHTDKHLHIVDAEASIARNLVQEALQCRINTSAAE
- a CDS encoding exporting protein — encoded protein: MFNFLKAEVFFDYTYKFTLSKDEKASVKIKEIDYPDEIYYFDFSWTLFDQTNIIVHSRYKKYPRQFVMSLRRNLNWVDQTLVPDYKNPHIDRARLILEFSDFKKGEAIFTIYIEDRDKRLEVEFLDPRKVTLNQN
- a CDS encoding HAD family hydrolase is translated as MINVIFDMDGTLIDSANAIICAVNEIRADLNLEPLKREFILDTINTPGQNYAKIFYGVDTYSHTSFKEGYEKYFIKHYDQSVVLFDGVLEVLEFCKKNDCYLAIATNAPQESLVPILKKQNILLYFDKILGVSYGIEAKPDPMMLRLIADEAKYEKSIFIGDSLKDRLCAKNAKMDYIHISWQKEIKDLDEANDKTTLIEKIQTYIKG
- a CDS encoding DUF2018 family protein, which codes for MDIFDEMFVKSPKEKFIETIKYANLGALENVLEKLLADHIAMIELLEKNNLNENDVAQFQMENSLLIDERKNDFYIGLSAEILGHEG